The genomic region CAGAAGTAACTCGCGTCGCCCGCGAAGTCGGCACCGAAGGGAAGCTCGGAGGCCAGGCGGAAGTCAAGGGCGTTTCCGGAACCTGGAAGGACCTGACCGACAACGTCAACAGCCTTGCCGGCAACCTGACGGATCAGGTGCGAAACATCGCCTTGGTTACGACTGCCGTTGCTAACGGCGACCTTTCTCAGAAGATCACGGTCGATGCGCGCGGCGAAATCTTGGAGCTCAAAAACACGATCAACGTCATGGTCGATCAGCTCAACTCCTTCGCCGCTGAGGTTACCCGCGTTGCCCGCGAAGTCGGCACCGAAGGGAAGCTCGGAGGCCAGGCCGAAGTCAAGGGCGTTTCCGGAACCTGGAAGGACCTGACCGATAACGTCAACCTACTTGCCGGTAACCTGACCGTCCAGCTGCGCGACGTTTCCAAAGTCTCAACCGCCATCGCGAACGGCGACCTGACCCAGAAGATCACGGTGGACGTCAAAGGCGAGCTGCTGCAAATCAAGAACGTCATCAACCAGATGGTCGACAGTTTGGGAACGTTCGCCGGCGAAGTCACCCGCGTGGCGAAGGAAGTCGGCACCGAGGGCATTCTGGGCGGTCAGGCGAAAGTGCCGGCGGTCGCGGGCACCTGGAAGGACCTGACCGACAACGTTAACTACATGGCCTCCAACCTGACGACCCAGGTCCGAGGCATCGCCAAGGTCGTCACCGCCGTCGCCAACGGCGATCTCGATCAAAAGCTCGTCGTCGAAGCGAAGGGCGAAGTCGCGGCGCTCGCCGACACGATCAACAGCATGACCGATACGCTGGGCATCTTCGCCGAGCAGGTCACCACGGTGGCGCGCGAAGTCGGCACCGAAGGAAAGCTCGGAGGCCAGGCCGACGTCCCCGGCGTTGCGGGCACCTGGAAGGACCTGACCGACAACGTTAACTACATGGCCTCCAACCTGACATCCCAGGTGCGTAATATCGCGTTGGTCACCACCGCCGTCGCCAACGGCGACTTGTCCCAGAAGATCACGGTTGACGCCAAGGGTGAAATCTTAGAGCTCAAAGACACGATCAACGTCATGGTCGATCAGCTCAACTCCTTTGCCGCAGAAGTAACTCGCGTCGCCCGCGAAGTCGGCACCGAAGGGAAGCTCGGAGGCCAGGCCGAAGTCAAGGGCGTTTCCGGAACCTGGAAGGACCTCACCGACAACGTCAACGGCCTCGCGGGTAACCTGACCAACCAGGTGCGAAACATCGCCCTTGTCACCACCGCCGTTGCGAACGGCGACTTGTCTCAAAAGATCACCGTCGACGCCAAGGGCGAAATCCAGGAGCTGAAAAACACGATCAACGTCATGGTCGATCAGCTCAACTCCTTTGCCGCTGAAGTAACGCGCGTTGCCCGCGAAGTCGGCACCGAAGGAAAGCTCGGGGGCCAGGCCGAAGTCCGGGGCGTCTCGGGAACCTGGAAAGACCTGACGGATAACGTGAACGGCCTCGCGGGGAACTTGACCGCTCAGGTGCGAAATATCGCCTTGGTGACTACTGCCGTCGCCAACGGCGACTTGTCCCAGAAGATCACGGTTGACGCCAAGGGTGAAATTCTCGAACTGAAGAACACGATCAACGTCATGGTCGATCAGCTCAACTCCTTCGCCGCTGAAGTAACGCGCGTTGCGCGCGAAGTCGGCACCGAAGGAAAGCTCGGAGGCCAGGCGGAAGTCAAAGGCATCTCCGGCACCTGGAAGGATCTGACGGATAATGTGAACGGCCTTGCGGGGAACTTGACCGCGCAGGTGCGAAACATCGCCTTGGTTACTACCGCCGTCGCCAACGGCGACCTTTCTCAGAAGATCACGGTCGATGTCAAAGGCGAGATCCTAGAGCTCAAAAACACGATCAACGTCATGGTCGATCAGCTCAACTCCTTTGCCGCCGAAGTAACGCGTGTTGCGCGTGAAGTCGGCACCGAAGGAAAGCTGGGCGGACAGGCGGAAGTCAAGGGTGTTTCCGGAACCTGGAAGGACCTGACCGACAACGTTAACTTCATGGCCTCCAACCTGACGACCCAGGTCCGAGGCATCGCCCGCGTCGTCACCGCCGTCGCCAACGGAGACCTCAACCAGAAATTGCAGGTCGAAGCGAAGGGCGAAGTCGCGGCGCTCGCCGACACGATCAACAGCATGACCGATACGCTGGGCATCTTCGCCGAGCAGGTTACCACGGTGGCGCGCGAAGTCGGCACCGAGGGGATTTTGGGCGGCCAGGCGAAGGTTCCTAACGTCGCCGGCACCTGGAAAGACCTGACCGACAACGTTAACTTCATGGCCTCCAACCTGACGACCCAGGTCCGAGGCATCGCCAAGGTCGTCACCGCCGTCGCCGACGGCGACCTGACCCAGAAACTGCGCGTGGACGCCAAGGGCGAGATCGCGGCGCTCGCCGACACGATCAACAGCATGACCGATACGCTGGGCATCTTCGCCGAGCAGGTTACCACGGTGGCGCGCGAAGTCGGAACGGAAGGGAAGCTGGGAGGGCAGGCGAAGGTTCCCAACGTCGCCGGCACCTGGAAGGACCTGACCGACAATGTAAACTTCATGGCGAACATTCTGACCGACCAGGTGCGCGCGATCTCCGAAGTCGCCACCGCCGTCGCCAACGGCGACCTGACGCGGACGATTACCGTCGAAGCCGAGGGAGAGATCCTCAAGCTCAAAGACAACATCAACCAGATGATCGCCAACCTGAAGGATACGACCCAGAAGAACACCGATCAGGACTGGCTGAAAACCAACCTGGCGCGCTTCTCGCGCATGATGCAGGGACAAAAGAACCTCGAATCGGTGTCCCGCCTGATCATGTCCGAACTGACCCCGCTCGTCTCCGCGAACCACGGCGTCTTCTATATCAACGACAACGCCGGCCACGATCCACTGCTCAAACTCATGAGCAGTTACGCCTATCGCGAGCGCAAGCATGTCGCCAGCGTCTTCCGTCCGGGCGAGGGGCTGGTCGGGCAGTGCGCCCTCGAACGCAAGAGCATCATCCTGACGCGCGTGCCGAGCGACTACATCCAGATCAGCTCCGGCCTGGGCGAAGCGCCGCCGCTGACGATCATCGTCCTTCCCGTTCTCTTTGAGGGCGAGATCATGGCGGTGATTGAGCTGGCGAGCTTCCAGGTCTTCAGCGAGATCCACGTGACGTTCCTGGATCAGCTGATGGAAAGCATCGGCGTCGTTCTCAATATGATTACGGCGAACATGCGCACCGAGGAACTGCTGGAGCAATCCCAGTCGCTCACGCAGGAGCTGCAAAGCCAGTCCAAGGAACTGCAAAGCCAGCAGGACCAGCTCAAGCGCTCCAACTCCGAACTGGAGGCGCAGGCCAAAGAGCTGGAGGACAAAGCCTCGCTGCTCGCCGAGCAGAACAACAAGGTCGAGCTCAAGAACCGCGAAGTCGAGCTTGCCCGGGCGGCGCTGGAGGAAAAAGCCGAACAGCTGGCGCTCAGCTCCAAATACAAGTCCGAATTCCTCGCGAATATGTCGCACGAGCTCCGCACTCCGCTCAACTCCATGCTGATCCTGGCGAAGCTGCTTTCGGACAATACCGAAGGCAATCTCACCGCGAAACAGACCGAGTTCGCAAAAACCATCTACGCCTCCGGCGGAGACCTGCTGACCCTGATCAATGAGATCCTCGACCTTTCCAAGGTTGAGGCTGGAAAGATGGAGATCGATCTCACCAATGTCTCGCTGACGCAGGTGGGGGATTATGTCGAGCGCACCTTCGCGCATCTCGCCGACGAAAAGGGATTGGGCTTCCATGTCCGTGTCGATCCCAAGGCGCCGCCGACGATCCGCACGGACGTGCAGCGCTTGCAGCAAGTGCTGCGCAACCTGCTCGGCAACGCGATCAAGTTTACGGAAAACGGATATGTCGATCTCAACATCGGCGCGGCCCAGCAGAGCATTGTCGATGCGACTGGAGCCATTGTCCCCGCCGACCAGTTGGTGGCGTTCTCCGTCGTGGACACCGGCATCGGCATCTCGCGGGACAAGCACAATCTGATCTTCGAGGCGTTCCAGCAGGCCGACGGCACCACGAGCCGCAAGTACGGCGGCACCGGCCTCGGACTGTCCATCAGCCGCGTGATCTCGGAACTGCTCGGCGGGCGGATCGCCATCAAGAGCGAACCCGGCCAGGGCAGCGTCTTCACGCTGTATCTGCCGCTGGAGATTTCGGACAAGCTGGCGGACGCCATTGAAGAAGCCTCGTCCATCGTGGAGGCGCCGTCGCGCAACCTGGATCTGTCCTCCCGCCGCGCGCCCGATCCGTCGTACTCCATGACGCCGATCGTTCGCCAGACCGAGATCGTTGACGACCGCAATGCGATCCTGTCCGGCGACCGCGTGGTGCTGATTATCGAAGACGACCTCAACTTCGCCGGCATCCTTCTCGAAGTCGCGCGTCAGCAAGGCTTCAAGGGATTGGTCGCTCTGGACGGCGAAACGGGCCTGGATCTCGCGAACGAGCGCAAGCCGGACGCCATTACGCTCGATCTTAAACTCGGAGGGATCGACGGCTGGGCGGTTCTCGACCGGCTCAAGCGCAACCCGGCGACGCGCCATATTCCCGTGCAGGTCGTTAGCGTCATGGACCGGCAACAGGGGACGGCGCTGGGCGCCATCTCCTATCTGGAGAAGCCAGTCAGCGGCGAGGCGCTCGCCGGCGCCTTCGCGCACATGACCAACTTCATCGAGCGCGATATCCGCGAGCTACTGATCGTGGAGGACGATATCGTCCAGCGCAACAGCATCATCGAGTTGATCAGCAGCGGCGGCGACGTGCATGTTGTGGCGGTGGACAGCGCCGAGGCGGCGCTGACTGAGCTTGGGAAAAATCAGTACGACTGCGTCGTGCTGGATCTCAGTCTTCCCGGGATGAGCGGCCTGGATCTGCTCAAGCAAATTAAACAGCAATCAAACTACCTCGATCTGCCGATAATCATCTACACGAGCAAGGATCTTTCTCGTCAGGAAGAAGCGCAGCTCAAGAAGTACGCCGTCAGCATCATCACGAAGGACGCGCGATCCTCCGATCGGCTGCTGGACGAAACCGCGCTCTTCCTGCACCGGGTCGTCGCGAACCTTCCGGACAGCACGCGCCGGGTCGTGGAACAATTGCACCCCGTGACCGAGTCTCTCATACGTACGCCGCACGCGGAACCAAACGGCCGCGGCGGATCGCCTAAAGTAGAGACGGCTCCCAAACCGCCGGCTCGGCCCGTGAAAGCCGGCCGCGGCAAGAAGGGCGCGGCGCCGACCGTGGATCTGAATGGCCGGAAAGTGCTGATTGTCGACGACGATTATCGTAATATCTTTGCGCTGACCAGCATGCTGGAGACCTACGGAATGAGCGTCGCCTTCGCCGAAAGCGGCAAGGAAGGAATCGATATCCTGCAAAGCGATCCCTCCATCGAACTGGTGTTCATGGATATCATGATGCCGGAGATGGACGGTTACCAGACGACGCAGGCGATCCGGGCCATGGAGCAGTTCCATGACCTCCCGATCGTCGCCCTGACCGCCAAGGCCATGGAAGGCGATCGCGCGAAGTGCCTGAACGCCGGCGCGTCGGATTATATTACCAAGCCTGTCGATATCGAGCAGCTTCTCGTCATGCTGCGAGAACTGCTCGGCAAGGCGCAGGCGTAAGGCGGGGAAATGATGTATGAACGCGCACAGGCGAAGGTTCTCGTGGTCGACGATCGGCCCGAGAACCTCATCGCACTGGAGGCGATTCTGGAGCCGCAAGGGTTCCATCTCGTCAAGGCCAGTTCCGGGGTGGAGGCGCTTAAGCATCTGCTGACGGATGATTTCGCGGTGATCCTGCTGGATGTCCAGATGCCGGAGATGGACGGGTTTGAAGCGGCGTCGCTGATCAAGCAGCGCGAGCGCTCCCGGCACATTCCGATCATCTTTATCACGGCGCTCAGCTTTGAGGATCGCCATGTCTTCCAGGGATACTCGGTCGGCGCCGTGGATTACATGGCCAAGCCGCTCAACCCCGATATCCTGATCTCCAAAGTCCGAGTTTTTGTCGATCTCTTCGAGAAGAACCAAGAAGTGCGGGAGCAGGCCGATCAGCTGCGCCGCCAGCAGCTGCGCGAGGCGGAACTGCACGCCGAATATCTGCGCGACCGGCGCATCGCGGAGGTCCTGCAAAACGCGATGCTGATGTCGCCGCCCAAGGATCTGTATCCCGGGCTTCAGATTTCCACGCTTTATCAGGCGGCGTCCCATGAAGCGCATCTGGGCGGCGACTTCTTCGACGTGTTCAAAATCGGCGACCAGAAGATCGCGATGATCGTTGGCGATGTCAGCGGCAAGGGCCTCCAGGCCGCCGCGCGCACGGCGGAAGTCAAGTTTACGCTGCGCGCGTTTCTCAAGCACACGCGCAATCCGGCCCAGGCGTTGCAGCATGTGAACGCGATGCTGTGCGGCTCGGAGGATGCCGACCGGAACGGCGTCGCCGCCTTCACCTGTGTCACGCTGGTCGTGCTCCATTTGCAGACCGGCGCGGCCGATGTGATCAGCGGCGGCATGGAGCCGCCGCTGGTGCTGAGCGCCGATGGGAGCGTTCGCGTGCTGGAGGCCCGGGGCTTTCCGCTGGGAATCCAGGCCGACGCCACATACGCCGTAATGAAAACCAAGATCGCCGTCGGCGAAACCATCATCGCGTTTACGGACGGAGTGACGGAGGCGCGGCAGGGATACGATCTTTTCGGTTACGATCGCGTCTGCCAGGTGGCGGCGGCCGGCGCCTCGTCGGTCGCCGTGGAGGAGATCGGGGAGCAATTGCTTTGCGCGGCGCGCGATTTCGCGGGCGGCAGGCTGCAAGACGACGCCTGCCTGCTGCTGGCGCGACGCGTTGCGGTTTGGGACGCGAGTTAAGATCCGTGCGGAAACAGTTAGAATCAAGAACAATGTCGCATCTCGCAAAAATCCTGATAGTAGACGATCGCGCGGAAAACCTGCTCGCCCTGGAGGCGACTTTGGAGCCGCTGGGGCAGGAGCTTGTGCGCGCCCGAAGCGGCGTCGAGGCTCTTAAACGTCTGCTGCTGGACGACTACGCGCTCATCCTGCTCGATGTCCAGATGCCGGGCATGGACGGCTTTGAAACGGCGGCGCGAATCAAAGAGCGTGAAAAATCGCGTTATATCCCGATCATCTTCCTTACGGCGCTCAGCACACAGGAGCAAGATGTCTTCCAGGGCTACACCGCCGGCGCCGTGGATTACATCGCTAAGCCCTTCCACCCGGAGATTCTGCGCTCCAAAGTTCGTATCTTTATGGAGCTCTACGAAAAGACCGAACAGGTCAAAATGCAGGCCGATCTGCTGCGCCAGCGCGATCTGCGCGACGGCGAGCGTCTTCTGCGCGAGCTCCAGCGGGATCTCGAACAAAAGCACTTGATGGACATGGCGCAGCTTCAGTTTGGATTCCTGCGGGACGTGCTGCTCAGCGTCACCGAAGGCCGTCTGACGCTATGCCAGTCGGAAGAGGAATTTCCGGAGCCGCTGTCCGTCCCCATCGGTCATGTCTCCCTGTCGCCGCACGGCGCCATTCGAGATTTGCGCGACTGCGCCCGGAAGGCGGCCACGCAGGCGGGACTTCCCGACCTTCGCTGGCAGGACCTCGTGACCGCCGCCAGCGAAGCGGCGATGAACGCGGTGGTTCATGGCCGAAACGGCGAAGGGCAGGTCTATCTGGATCCCCGAGGATCCGTCCAGGTCTGGATCCGCGACCACGGACGCGGGATCGCCATCGAAAACATCTCCCGCGCCACGCTCGAACGCGGCTACACGACCGCCGGCACCATGGGCCACGGCTTCTGGCTGATCCTCGAAACTGTCGACCGCGTATTTCTCAACACCGGCCCCACCGGCACCACGATCGTCATCGAACAAGCCCGAACCCGCCCCCAGCCGCCGTGGCTGCGGGAGTAGGGAATAGAGCCTCCGCCTCCTCGCTTCTTGCAAATCTCCCGCATTATTCTGTATAATGTCTCCCTATGGACAGTGTTGACCGTGATCAGTGGCTAGGCGAAGGCCGCCGCGTGCTGGAAGAGGAAGCGCAGGCGCTCCGTTCGCTCGCCGCGCGCCTGGATTCGCAATCCTGGGCGGCGGCGGTGACGCTTCTTTTGGAGGCGAAGGGCCGCGTTGTCGTGACGGGGATGGGCAAGAGCGGCGCCGTCGGCCACAAGCTTGCCGGGACACTGGCGAGCACGGGAACGCCCGCGCTGTTTTTGCATCCCGCTGAGGCGGTGCATGGCGATCTCGGGATGCTGGCCCCCGCCGATGTGGTGATCGCTCTCTCCTATAGCGGCGAGACCGACGAGATTCGCGCCATTCTTCCCACCATCAACCGGCTCAACGTTCCCATCGTCGCCCTGACTTCCAACAAGCGTTCGACTCTCGCGCAGAGCAGCGCCGTGGTGCTGGACGTCGCGATCGGTCAGGAGGCGTGTCCCATGAACCTGGCCCCGACCACCAGCACGACGGCGATGATCGCGATGGGCGACGCGCTGGCGCTGACCGTGATGGGCGCGCGCGGATTCGACGCCGAAGACTACGCCCGCCTGCACCCCGCCGGCTCGCTCGGACGCCGGCTGACCCTGCGCGTGGCCGACGTGATGCGCACGGGCGAAAACCTCGCCATCGTTTCCCAGGACGCCGTGATGTTCGACGCGGTCTTCGCGATCACGAACGCGCACGCCGGCGCCGCCATCGTGGTCGACGGCGATGGGCGTCTCACGGGCCTCGTGACCGACGGCGATATCCGCCGCCACTTGCTGGACGGTCAGGATCTCCTCCAGCGCTCCGTGTTTTCCGTCATGAACCGCAAGCCCGGAACCGTGGCTTCGGACATCCTCGCGATTGAGGGCTTGCAGCGTCTTGACGACTTCCACCCCGATCCCGGCAGCAAGGCCGGCGAAGCGCCCGTCGTGGACGCCGAAGGCCGCCCGGTCGGAATGCTGATGCTCAAAGATCTGGTCAAAGCGGGGATCGTGCTGGAATGAAAGATGTGGCGTTTGCCCCGGATATAAAATCCGGATCTGGGAAGGCTTCGCCTAACCGTCCGTGCCGGACGGACAAAATAGGCTGTTGTCGAAATGCTAATTTGTTTGTCCGGCACGGACAATTAGTCGCGAAGCGACTTCCCAGACCCGGATTTTATATCCGGGGGCAGGCGAGTGTATGAAAGATGTGACCTGGATCGTGCTCGATGTGGACGGCACATTGACGGATGGCAAAATTATCTACGATGACAAAGGCGGCGAGACGAAGGCGTTCCATGTGGCCGACGGTCTGGGGATCGTGATGGCGCAGTCGATGGGCTTGCGGATCGCCATTCTGTCGGGGCGGAGCAGCACGGCGGTCGCGCGCCGCATGGCGGAGCTTAAGGTTACGCAGATCGTTCAAGGCGCGGGGGATAAGGCCGCGAAGATGCGCGCGTTGATGCGCGAACACAATCTTATGCCCGAGCAAATCGCCTATGTCGGCGACGATTTGAATGATTTACCCGCGTTCGATGTCGCCGGCGTGCGCATCGCCGTCGCGAACGCCGACGCGTTGCTGCTGGCGCGCGCGGATTATGTTACGCCGCGCGCCGGCGGCGCGGGCGCCGTGCGCGACGCGATTGACGAAATTTTGCGTCGCCAGGGACGCTATGACGACGCCGTCGCGCAATACCTGCGGACCTCGGCGGCGAACGCCGCCACGCCATCCCAATGACACAGACCCTGCACATCCTCCACACCAACGATTTTCACAACCACCTGACGGATGAACAGGCTCAGTTTATCGCGCGCAATAAGGCCGAGCTGGACAATGTGCTGCTGCTCGACGCCGGCGACGCCATCTCGGCGGGCAATGTCGGCGTGCGCGTCGGCGGCGAACCCATCCTCGTTCGGATGTCCGAGACGGGGTATGACGCCATGACGATGGGCAACCGCGAGTTTCACGTCGCCGATACGCTGCTGCGCACGAAGATCAATCGCGCCGCGTTTCCCATTCTGTGCGCGAATATCCGATGGCGCGAAGACCGGGGCGAAACGCTGCCGACCGCGCCGTCGGTCGTGAAGACGCTGCCCAATGGCCTGCGCGTGGGGATCTTCGGCGTCACGGTCCCCATGGTCACGGAAAAGATGGCGGCGCGCATCGTCAGCGCGTTTTTGTTTGACGATCCCCTAACCGTCGCCCGGCGCGAGATCGAGCGTCTGCGGCCAGACGTCGATGTCTTGATCGCCCTGACGCATATCGGTGTGAAAGAAGATCGCCGCGTGGCCGCCGCCTGTCCCGAACTGGACTTGTTGATCGGCGGGCATACCCACGTCGTTCTGGAGGAGCCGGAGCGGGTGGGAGAGGTCCCCGTGGTGCAGGCGGGATGGTTCGGCCACTATCTGGGCCATGTGACGATGACGCTGGACGACGGCAAGGTTTCGTCGGTGACGGGGCGGCTGCTGCCGCTGAAAGGTTGACGGGATCGCGATGCCGCTTCTCATCTTGCCGATTATTTGGATCCTGACCGCCGCCGGCCGGAACCTGACGCGAAAGGTCAAGTTTGCCTCCGAGCCGACCGTGCTGGAGCGGAATCTGATCGGTTACGCGATTGGTCTTGGCTTGCTCGCCTACGCGATGCTCGCGGTCGGCCTCGCTGGCGCGCTTTACCCGGCGGCGGGCCTCGCGATTGTCGTCGCGCTGGCGGCGCTCGGCGGCTGCCGCCACCGGGCGATGTTTCAGGAAGCGCGCGAGCGGCTGGCGACGTGTTTCCACCCGCCCGCGCATCTCTGGGGCATGATCGTCGCGATTGTCGTGTTTGGCGTCGTTTCCTTGATCGGAGACTTCAGCCCGCCGACGCTGTTTCTGAACGGCCCGCCGTCCGACACGCTGCCGGGCCTCGGTTATACCGAGTGGGACAGTCTTTCCTACCACCTCGCCGATCCCAAGCTCTTTTTGGCGGCGCACCGTATTTACTTCATCCCCTGGGAGCACCACTCCAACTTCGCCTTCACGGCGGAGATGTGGTACACGCTGGGCTTGATGGCGCACAGCGTTCCGCTCGCAAAGCTTTTCCACCTGACATGCGCCATCGGAGCCAGCCTGACGATCTACGCCATTGGGGCGCGGCATTTGGGCGGCAAAGTCGGCGCGCTGGCGGCGGCGCTGTTCGCGTCGCTTCCGATTGTCTTTTGGGAGGCGGGAACGGCGTACGTGGACCTCGCCGCGACCTTCTTCGTGACGCTGACATTGATGGCGCTCGCCAACGGGATCCTTGGCAAAGACACGCGCTGGGTGGCGATCGCCGCCTTGATGATGGGGCTGACGCTGAGCGCGAAGGCGACCGCCGTGGCGACGCTCGCGCTGTTCGCCATCGCCGTTTGGGCGTGGCGCAACAAGAGCCTCGGCGAGAGCGTCCCAAAGTCTCTGGTCGGCGCCGTGAAGTGGGGTCTGACGGCCGTGGCCGTTGGCTCGCCCTGGTTCTTGAAGTCGATCGCCTATACCGGCAACCCGATCTATCCGTTCTACTACAAGATCTTCGGAGGCAAGTACTGGAGCGCGGATAACGCGGCGACATACGACGCCGCCAACGCCCACTTCGGCTTAGGGCGCCAAGCGCTGGATCTGCTGCTGGCCCCGTACAACCTGATCATGTACCCCCTGCCGGGCCATTCTCCGCTCTCATATCTGTTTTTGGGCAAAGGGCTCGGCGACAAGCCATTCAACGATTTCCAGAGCGAGCTCGTCGCGCTGTCTCCACTGCTGCTGGCCGTTCTCTTTGTCCCGGCGTTTCGCAAAGGCCAGACTCCGGGACTCATCAAAGCCCTGGGTGCGTTCGCCGCCGTGTCCATTGTCCTCTGGTTCGCCACTACGCAATATCTGCGTTACTTGCTGCCATTGGTCCCTGTGCTGTGCTTGATCGCCGCCTGGGTGCTGGTTCAGATGCGCGAGGAGCGAACCGTTACTGGCTGGGCGCTGACGGGTTTGGCGGCGCTCTCATTCGGCTTCTCCGGATTTGTCGGCGTGCGCCTGGCTTCTCTGCAAGCGCCCGTCGCGCTGGGGCAAGTTTCGAACGATGCATACATCGCTTCGGGGTTCGGCGCGTATCCGGCGCTGCAATACGTCAACACGCAACTGCCGTCGAACGCCAAAATCGTCTTCTACGGCAATCCCT from Capsulimonas corticalis harbors:
- a CDS encoding HAMP domain-containing protein gives rise to the protein MPVKSAAGELEPIYTADELRPVLEALRAAKAGDFSVRLPSSDNGILGELSAAFNDCVAINEKMAQEIVRVGRIVGREGRMTERAELTGAAGSWAESVDSINVLIEDLARPTTEVARVITAVADGDLTQKMALEIEGTPVKGEFLRIGATVNTMVDQLSSFAAEVTRVAREVGTEGKLGGQAEVKGVSGTWKDLTDNVNGLAGNLTNQVRNIALVTTAVANGDLSQKITVDAKGEILELKDTINVMVDQLNSFAAEVTRVAREVGTEGKLGGQAEVKGVSGTWKDLTDNVNSLAGNLTDQVRNIALVTTAVANGDLSQKITVDARGEILELKNTINVMVDQLNSFAAEVTRVAREVGTEGKLGGQAEVKGVSGTWKDLTDNVNLLAGNLTVQLRDVSKVSTAIANGDLTQKITVDVKGELLQIKNVINQMVDSLGTFAGEVTRVAKEVGTEGILGGQAKVPAVAGTWKDLTDNVNYMASNLTTQVRGIAKVVTAVANGDLDQKLVVEAKGEVAALADTINSMTDTLGIFAEQVTTVAREVGTEGKLGGQADVPGVAGTWKDLTDNVNYMASNLTSQVRNIALVTTAVANGDLSQKITVDAKGEILELKDTINVMVDQLNSFAAEVTRVAREVGTEGKLGGQAEVKGVSGTWKDLTDNVNGLAGNLTNQVRNIALVTTAVANGDLSQKITVDAKGEIQELKNTINVMVDQLNSFAAEVTRVAREVGTEGKLGGQAEVRGVSGTWKDLTDNVNGLAGNLTAQVRNIALVTTAVANGDLSQKITVDAKGEILELKNTINVMVDQLNSFAAEVTRVAREVGTEGKLGGQAEVKGISGTWKDLTDNVNGLAGNLTAQVRNIALVTTAVANGDLSQKITVDVKGEILELKNTINVMVDQLNSFAAEVTRVAREVGTEGKLGGQAEVKGVSGTWKDLTDNVNFMASNLTTQVRGIARVVTAVANGDLNQKLQVEAKGEVAALADTINSMTDTLGIFAEQVTTVAREVGTEGILGGQAKVPNVAGTWKDLTDNVNFMASNLTTQVRGIAKVVTAVADGDLTQKLRVDAKGEIAALADTINSMTDTLGIFAEQVTTVAREVGTEGKLGGQAKVPNVAGTWKDLTDNVNFMANILTDQVRAISEVATAVANGDLTRTITVEAEGEILKLKDNINQMIANLKDTTQKNTDQDWLKTNLARFSRMMQGQKNLESVSRLIMSELTPLVSANHGVFYINDNAGHDPLLKLMSSYAYRERKHVASVFRPGEGLVGQCALERKSIILTRVPSDYIQISSGLGEAPPLTIIVLPVLFEGEIMAVIELASFQVFSEIHVTFLDQLMESIGVVLNMITANMRTEELLEQSQSLTQELQSQSKELQSQQDQLKRSNSELEAQAKELEDKASLLAEQNNKVELKNREVELARAALEEKAEQLALSSKYKSEFLANMSHELRTPLNSMLILAKLLSDNTEGNLTAKQTEFAKTIYASGGDLLTLINEILDLSKVEAGKMEIDLTNVSLTQVGDYVERTFAHLADEKGLGFHVRVDPKAPPTIRTDVQRLQQVLRNLLGNAIKFTENGYVDLNIGAAQQSIVDATGAIVPADQLVAFSVVDTGIGISRDKHNLIFEAFQQADGTTSRKYGGTGLGLSISRVISELLGGRIAIKSEPGQGSVFTLYLPLEISDKLADAIEEASSIVEAPSRNLDLSSRRAPDPSYSMTPIVRQTEIVDDRNAILSGDRVVLIIEDDLNFAGILLEVARQQGFKGLVALDGETGLDLANERKPDAITLDLKLGGIDGWAVLDRLKRNPATRHIPVQVVSVMDRQQGTALGAISYLEKPVSGEALAGAFAHMTNFIERDIRELLIVEDDIVQRNSIIELISSGGDVHVVAVDSAEAALTELGKNQYDCVVLDLSLPGMSGLDLLKQIKQQSNYLDLPIIIYTSKDLSRQEEAQLKKYAVSIITKDARSSDRLLDETALFLHRVVANLPDSTRRVVEQLHPVTESLIRTPHAEPNGRGGSPKVETAPKPPARPVKAGRGKKGAAPTVDLNGRKVLIVDDDYRNIFALTSMLETYGMSVAFAESGKEGIDILQSDPSIELVFMDIMMPEMDGYQTTQAIRAMEQFHDLPIVALTAKAMEGDRAKCLNAGASDYITKPVDIEQLLVMLRELLGKAQA
- a CDS encoding KdsC family phosphatase; protein product: MKDVTWIVLDVDGTLTDGKIIYDDKGGETKAFHVADGLGIVMAQSMGLRIAILSGRSSTAVARRMAELKVTQIVQGAGDKAAKMRALMREHNLMPEQIAYVGDDLNDLPAFDVAGVRIAVANADALLLARADYVTPRAGGAGAVRDAIDEILRRQGRYDDAVAQYLRTSAANAATPSQ
- a CDS encoding KpsF/GutQ family sugar-phosphate isomerase; protein product: MDSVDRDQWLGEGRRVLEEEAQALRSLAARLDSQSWAAAVTLLLEAKGRVVVTGMGKSGAVGHKLAGTLASTGTPALFLHPAEAVHGDLGMLAPADVVIALSYSGETDEIRAILPTINRLNVPIVALTSNKRSTLAQSSAVVLDVAIGQEACPMNLAPTTSTTAMIAMGDALALTVMGARGFDAEDYARLHPAGSLGRRLTLRVADVMRTGENLAIVSQDAVMFDAVFAITNAHAGAAIVVDGDGRLTGLVTDGDIRRHLLDGQDLLQRSVFSVMNRKPGTVASDILAIEGLQRLDDFHPDPGSKAGEAPVVDAEGRPVGMLMLKDLVKAGIVLE
- a CDS encoding PP2C family protein-serine/threonine phosphatase, which translates into the protein MMYERAQAKVLVVDDRPENLIALEAILEPQGFHLVKASSGVEALKHLLTDDFAVILLDVQMPEMDGFEAASLIKQRERSRHIPIIFITALSFEDRHVFQGYSVGAVDYMAKPLNPDILISKVRVFVDLFEKNQEVREQADQLRRQQLREAELHAEYLRDRRIAEVLQNAMLMSPPKDLYPGLQISTLYQAASHEAHLGGDFFDVFKIGDQKIAMIVGDVSGKGLQAAARTAEVKFTLRAFLKHTRNPAQALQHVNAMLCGSEDADRNGVAAFTCVTLVVLHLQTGAADVISGGMEPPLVLSADGSVRVLEARGFPLGIQADATYAVMKTKIAVGETIIAFTDGVTEARQGYDLFGYDRVCQVAAAGASSVAVEEIGEQLLCAARDFAGGRLQDDACLLLARRVAVWDAS
- a CDS encoding bifunctional metallophosphatase/5'-nucleotidase, with protein sequence MTQTLHILHTNDFHNHLTDEQAQFIARNKAELDNVLLLDAGDAISAGNVGVRVGGEPILVRMSETGYDAMTMGNREFHVADTLLRTKINRAAFPILCANIRWREDRGETLPTAPSVVKTLPNGLRVGIFGVTVPMVTEKMAARIVSAFLFDDPLTVARREIERLRPDVDVLIALTHIGVKEDRRVAAACPELDLLIGGHTHVVLEEPERVGEVPVVQAGWFGHYLGHVTMTLDDGKVSSVTGRLLPLKG